The Spirochaetota bacterium genome includes a region encoding these proteins:
- a CDS encoding VWA domain-containing protein — translation MKTAKWKGIVGVILLLCSLAAAGEVSAKERKDVILVLDTSLSMVGQGGNNIMPMVKKSLEEFIGQLNEGDSLTFVTFDSEVKTWPTVSLQSKDAKDILKKYITMVEAKGQWTYTQAMLVSVFKTARELEEKDKSRNTVIVVLTDGVDDPPPGFRGDTLTIKDVGATDKDWFIYLVNLGELKNNPKFAKLQQDIGGNTTVVDASGEVQKALEKDLMKDMDKAVEARRSFWQSPLFYALIGLVVLLAAFLTYRRMSGVKVTGHLEYWDHTMMDPYVKSFDITRHAAKVILVGKGHGIALTIHELQVHDPFKLFAKRDKNAIHVYAEAGKDAELARVKGEPGSPLNDGDVFKVANYSFRYTVS, via the coding sequence GTGAAAACTGCGAAATGGAAAGGCATCGTGGGAGTCATACTTCTGCTTTGTTCGCTGGCGGCAGCAGGGGAGGTGTCGGCGAAAGAGCGGAAAGATGTGATTCTGGTTCTGGACACCTCGCTCAGCATGGTGGGCCAGGGCGGGAACAATATCATGCCCATGGTAAAAAAGAGCCTTGAGGAGTTTATCGGGCAATTGAACGAGGGAGACAGTCTCACGTTCGTCACCTTTGACTCGGAGGTCAAAACCTGGCCAACCGTAAGCCTGCAGAGCAAGGACGCCAAGGACATCTTGAAAAAGTACATCACCATGGTAGAGGCCAAGGGACAGTGGACCTACACGCAGGCCATGCTGGTATCGGTGTTCAAGACCGCCAGGGAGCTCGAAGAAAAGGACAAATCCAGGAACACAGTGATAGTCGTGCTCACGGACGGTGTAGACGATCCTCCTCCGGGCTTTCGTGGAGACACGCTCACCATCAAGGATGTCGGGGCCACCGACAAGGACTGGTTCATTTACCTGGTAAACCTGGGCGAGCTTAAAAACAATCCGAAATTCGCCAAGCTGCAGCAGGATATAGGCGGCAATACCACTGTGGTCGATGCAAGCGGAGAGGTACAGAAGGCGCTTGAAAAAGACCTCATGAAGGACATGGACAAGGCCGTCGAAGCCCGCAGGAGTTTCTGGCAGAGCCCGCTCTTCTACGCATTGATTGGGCTGGTAGTGCTTCTCGCGGCCTTCCTGACGTATCGGCGTATGTCGGGTGTCAAGGTTACCGGCCACCTGGAGTACTGGGACCACACCATGATGGACCCCTATGTGAAGAGTTTCGATATTACCAGGCACGCGGCAAAGGTGATTCTTGTCGGCAAGGGACACGGAATCGCGCTTACCATTCACGAGTTGCAGGTTCACGATCCGTTCAAGCTCTTCGCGAAGCGGGACAAGAATGCGATTCATGTCTATGCCGAAGCGGGGAAAGATGCGGAGCTTGCCCGTGTAAAAGGCGAACCGGGCAGCCCCTTGAACGACGGGGACGTGTTTAAGGTAGCGAATTATTCGTTCCGTTATACGGTATCATAA